The Glycine soja cultivar W05 chromosome 3, ASM419377v2, whole genome shotgun sequence genome window below encodes:
- the LOC114407333 gene encoding zinc finger protein CONSTANS-LIKE 13-like, producing the protein MSGEARSCDYCGHSTALLYCRADSAKLCFSCDREVHSTNQLFSKHTRTLLCDACDHSPATILCSTDTSVLCQNCDWEKHNPALSDSLHERRPLEGFTGCPSVSELLSIVGFSDLSKKSLLSSPQGSGADGIFGGEIEGLSDLFVWDSPSFVTLDDLISSSPSSHSFQAMEVPPLPKNRKAACGQHKEEILSQLRELAKSEPLDLEPYVSSGNLSSGFEREPEADIFPSHEWHRESSEPMYQVVPPDPLMRTYTEEIPFKHSTSAVGETQTYGDNGGKPSISLKSETLSTTPKAAACELTSQERDSALLRYKQKKKTRRFDKHIRYESRKVRAESRVRVKGRFAKMEHEH; encoded by the exons ATGAGTGGTGAAGCGCGATCCTGTGACTACTGTGGCCACTCCACAGCACTTCTTTACTGCAGAGCCGATTCAGCAAAACTCTGTTTCTCGTGCGATCGCGAGGTTCACTCCACCAACCAGCTCTTCTCGAAACACACGCGCACGCTGCTCTGCGACGCATGCGATCATTCCCCTGCCACCATACTCTGTTCCACCGACACCTCTGTTCTGTGCCAGAACTGCGACTGGGAGAAGCACAACCCTGCGCTCTCCGATTCCCTTCACGAACGAAGGCCCCTCGAAGGCTTCACTGGGTGCCCTTCAGTCTCCGAACTCTTATCCATCGTGGGGTTTTCGGATTTAAGCAAAAAATCTCTTCTTTCTTCGCCTCAGGGAAGTGGCGCTGATGGGATCTTCGGTGGAGAAATTGAAGGGCTTTCGGATTTGTTTGTGTGGGATTCTCCTTCTTTCGTTACGCTTGATgatttgatttcttcttctccttcttctcataGCTTTCAGGCCATGGAGGTTCCTCCTCTGCCCAAg AATCGGAAGGCTGCTTGTGGGCAACACAAAGAAGAGATTCTTAGTCAGCTTCGGGAATTGGCCAAGTCTGAGCCATTGGACCTTGAACCATATGTGTCATCGGGGAACTTGTCCTCGGGTTTTGAACGTGAACCAGAGGCTGATATCTTTCCTTCTCATGAG TGGCATAGAGAAAGCAGCGAGCCTATGTATCAGGTTGTTCCTCCTGACCCATTAATGAGAACTTATACAGAAGAAATTCCATTTAAACATTCTACTTCTGCTGTTGGGGAAACTCAAACCTACGGTGACAATGGAGGAAAACCATCCATTTCTCTTAAATCTGAAACCCTATCAACTACTCCCAAAGCTGCAGCATGTGAGTTAACAAGCCAAGAAAGAGATTCTGCATTATTACGGTACAAGCAGAAGAAGAAAACTAGGAG ATTTGACAAACACATAAGGTATGAATCACGAAAAGTTCGGGCAGAAAGCAGGGTAAGAGTCAAGGGTCGATTTGCCAAGATGGAACATGAACATTGA
- the LOC114405557 gene encoding bidirectional sugar transporter NEC1-like, which yields MSYIDTTDSIAKNSQLTQISSEIYLLLSLSQLILHQEVMETHHDVFVLVFGVLGNIVNSLIYLAPMVTIYDTFQEQTKQHYNAIPYSLSLFTASLMLYYAHLKGNEEALLLITINSIGCTMEVAYLIICYIYANFRAKTVIVRWVFLFNGATYLVILFLTSLVSPLSNRLKVVGWICATFSVGVYVTSLINPMMRTVVRTKCISMPLLISLTLSSIVWFFYGFFSHDYFIVMPNVLHFWLGVAQMILCFIYRNGGADERERVQSETGEINNENDEILETIEMQIAEAKNTNVDHQTDNDDIKKKENGSSSRVELEPCEIVHLQNNIVVVTRNGTRIVCNEIQSVAEPESVEIPG from the exons atgtCATATATAGACACCACCGATTCCATAGCGAAGAATTCACAACTCACGCAAATTTCTTCAGAAATCTATCTTCTTCTCAGTCTCTCACAGCTTATTTTGCACCAAGAAGTAATGGAAACCCACCATGATGTATTTGTTCTTGTATTTGGAGTTCTTG GAAACATTGTGAACTCCCTTATTTATCTGGCTCCTAT GGTAACCATCTATGATACCTTCCAGGAGCAAACCAAGCAACATTATAATGCCATTCCctattctctctctctgttcACTGCAAGTTTAATGCTATACTATGCCCACCTTAAGGGCAACGAAGAAGCTTTGCTTCTTATCACCATAAACTCAATTGGTTGCACCATGGAAGTGGCTTATCTCATCATATGCTACATTTATGCCAACTTCAGAGCCAAG ACAGTGATTGTCCGATGGGTGTTTTTGTTCAATGGTGCGACATACTTAGTCATCCTATTTTTAACTTCCTTGGTCTCACCATTAAGTAATAGGTTGAAAGTTGTGGGATGGATCTGCGCCACTTTCTCTGTCGGTGTTTATGTGACTTCTCTGATCAATCCCATGATG AGAACGGTTGTGAGGACAAAATGTATATCCATGCCTTTATTGATTTCTCTGACCCTGAGTTCCATCGTTTGGTTCTTCTATGGCTTTTTTTCTCACGATTATTTCATCGTG ATGCCAAATGTACTACACTTTTGGCTTGGTGTTGCACAGATGATACTATGCTTCATCTACAGGAATGGTGGTGCTGATGAGAGAGAAAGGGTGCAGTCAGAAACTGGTGAgattaataatgaaaatgacGAGATTTTGGAGACAATAGAAATGCAAATTGCTGAGGCGAAGAACACAAATGTTGATCACCAAACAGACAACGAtgatattaagaaaaaagaaaatggcaGCAGCAGCAGGGTGGAATTGGAACCTTGTGAGATTGTCCATTTGCAGAACAATATTGTTGTTGTTACAAGAAACGGCACAAGAATAGTGTGTAATGAGATCCAGTCGGTGGCGGAACCAGAGAGTGTTGAAATTCCCGGATGA
- the LOC114407332 gene encoding CASP-like protein 1E1, which translates to MSSQTSKPNVDGVHIDVKVVERPMRERPYDLLLRFLGLSLTLVAVIIVGVDNETKVISYAEMQFKATAKWEYVSAIVFFLVINAIACSYAAASLVITLMARSNGRKNDVTLLGLTALDLVMMALLFSANGAACAVGVIAQKGNSHVQWMKVCNVFDAYCRHVTAALVLSIIGSTVFLLLVLLSVLKLHYRTGI; encoded by the exons ATGAGCAGCCAGACGTCGAAGCCGAACGTGGATGGAGTGCACATCGATGTGAAGGTTGTGGAGAGGCCAATGAGAGAAAGGCCCTACGATCTGTTGCTGCGGTTTCTTGGCCTTTCACTCACTCTTGTGGCAGTCATCATCGTTGGTGTTGACAATGAGACCAAAGTCATCTCCTATGCCGAAATGCAGTTCAAAGCCACTGCTAAGTGGGAATATGTCTCTGCCATTGT GTTTTTCTTGGTGATAAACGCGATAGCATGCTCATACGCAGCTGCATCATTGGTTATCACATTGATGGCAAGAAGCAATGGAAGAAAAAACGATGTGACACTGTTGGGGCTAACAGCGCTAGATCTTGTGATGATGGCTTTGTTGTTCTCGGCCAATGGTGCAGCTTGTGCAGTGGGAGTGATAGCACAGAAGGGGAACTCGCACGTGCAATGGATGAAAGTGTGCAACGTCTTTGATGCCTATTGTCGCCACGTCACTGCAGCATTGGTCCTCTCCATCATTGGATCCACGGTCTTTCTCTTGCTCGTGCTCCTTTCTGTTCTCAAACTCCATTACAGAACAGGAATTTAG